The nucleotide sequence GGACATTACCCTGTTTCACTAAATCATTCATCAATGTTAAAAACGCCAGCTGTCTTGTTGGGGATAATGCGGCTTCCGGCTCATCCAGTAAATAGATTGCCTGCCCTGTGAACCGGTGTTGAAACAGCGAGAAAAAAGATTCCCCGTGTGATTGATGATGAAGTGATTTCCCTCCGTATGCTTTATAACCATTCTGATCGGTCTCATCCAAATGTGAAGCAAACTGATAAAATGTCTCAGCGCGCAGAAAAAAGCCGTTCGTTACTTTTGGCCACCAGGAGAGCTTCACATAATCGCCCAGCGCGGATTCGGATTGATCCACATCATATGCCTTATAGTTTTGTGTGCTGCCCCCTGCCGGATTGAAGCCGATCTGATCTGCAATGGCTTCGAGCAATGTTGATTTACCCGCACCGTTTTCTCCAACAAAAAACGTAACCCTTGCGTCCACATCCAATTCATCCATATGCCGAATAAACGGAATCGAAAAAGGGTATTCGCTATAATCCGTTATTTCTTCTTTTTTAAGTTTGACTGATTTTAAAAACATCTGTTTTCTCCTTACTTTATACCGCAGCTATTATGATTCCGATGATAAATATACTTCCTCAAATGGCTGAATGATGACGAATCCTTCACCGGAAAAGGCCATTTGGATCGATTCATTGCTGCCGCGTCCAATAAGTGTTCGAAACGTAATATCGGTTACAAACTCCGGCTTCAAATTACCGGACCACGCAACGGTCGCATTTGGGTCAGTATATACTGTTTCACCAGGCTTAACGATTAATGTTAATGGCTCAAAATGGGTTGTAATCGCCACTTTTCCTTTACCGTCCAGCATGACATTGAATAAGCCGCCTGCCATCATACCGGCCATTTTGCGCATAAG is from Solibacillus isronensis and encodes:
- a CDS encoding AAA family ATPase, yielding MFLKSVKLKKEEITDYSEYPFSIPFIRHMDELDVDARVTFFVGENGAGKSTLLEAIADQIGFNPAGGSTQNYKAYDVDQSESALGDYVKLSWWPKVTNGFFLRAETFYQFASHLDETDQNGYKAYGGKSLHHQSHGESFFSLFQHRFTGQAIYLLDEPEAALSPTRQLAFLTLMNDLVKQGNVQFIIATHSPILLGFPDAVIYQFDEHGIEQVKYEETEHYQVTSYFLQHREKMLQDLFEEDEDELY